A genomic window from Enoplosus armatus isolate fEnoArm2 chromosome 18, fEnoArm2.hap1, whole genome shotgun sequence includes:
- the lmo4a gene encoding LIM domain transcription factor LMO4a has protein sequence MVNSRVEAPAVAVMGGGGGTASRSCAGCGGRIADRFLLFSMERYWHTQCLKCSCCHAQLGEYSSTCYSKGGMILCKNDYIRLFGHSGACSACGQSIPASEMVMRAQGNVYHLKCFTCATCRNRLVPGDRFHYINGTIFCEHDRPGGGLLGGHPAPLQANSMMSDQKVC, from the exons ATGGTGAACAGCAGGGTGGAGGCGCCCGCAGTGGCAGTGATGGGCGGTGGCGGGGGGACAGCCAGCAGGTCGTGTGCGGGATGCGGAGGTCGAATCGCAGACCGCTTCCTGCTCTTCTCCATGGAGCGGTACTGGCACACGCAGTGCCTCAAGTGCTCCTGCTGCCACGCTCAGCTGGGCGAGTACAGCAGCACCTGCTACAGCAAAGGAGGCATGATCCTCTGCAAGAACGACTACATCAG GCTGTTTGGACACAGTGGAGCCTGCAGCGCCTGTGGACAGTCTATACCCGCAAGTGAGATGGTGATGCGAGCTCAAGGCAACGTTTACCACCTGAAG TGTTTTACCTGTGCGACCTGCAGGAACCGCCTGGTCCCTGGGGATCGCTTTCACTACATCAACGGGACCATCTTCTGTGAGCACGACCGGCCGGGAGGGGGTCTGCTCGGCGGGCACCCAGCTCCACTACAGGCCAACAGCATGATGTCTGACCAGAAG